From one Triticum aestivum cultivar Chinese Spring chromosome 4B, IWGSC CS RefSeq v2.1, whole genome shotgun sequence genomic stretch:
- the LOC123093036 gene encoding uncharacterized protein, translating to MGSFLSSAAGAAGEVDHGARAHRSPTIKECTRLMTNQELARLDGYDPVSFQELMARGNAGRPTLLQDEADSAAVCKLVRCALKHYNSKNPGVDFEYPAELTTEMKATGISFRERFWYHVGFLARRRNAGADDELQHFFAELRFNEWTRRPNVQTCTILEKPLCRFRSRCAFCTDGSKVLHPSDTEFACGKEGHEKEFFNKKDMQVWPIDPMRHASQM from the exons ATGGGGTCCTTCCTCTCGTCGGCTGCCGGTGCCGCGGGCGAGGTTGATCATGGCGCACGCGCCCACCGCTCTCCTACCATAAAGGAGTGCACCCGCCTTATGACAAACCAGGAGCTAGCTCGGTTAGACGGATACGATCCAGTAAGCTTCCAAGAACTCATGGCCAGAGGAAATGCTGGCCGCCCCACGTTGTTACAAGA CGAGGCTGACTCCGCCGCCGTTTGTAAGCTTGTCCGCTGCGCCCTCAAACACTACAACTCCAAAAACCCG GGCGTCGACTTCGAGTATCCCGCCGAGCTGACAACGGAGATGAAGGCCACTGGTATCAGTTTCAGGGAACGTTTCTGGTACCACGTCGGTTTCTTGGCGCGCCGGAGGAATGCTGGCGCTGATGATGAGTTGCAACACTTCTTTGCCGAGCTACGCTTCAATGAGTGGACCCGCAGACCAAATGTTCAAACATGCACCATCTTAG AAAAGCCGTTGTGCCGCTTCAGAAGCAGGTGTGCTTTTTGTACAGATGGGTCTAAGGTTTTGCACCCAAGTGATACGGAATTTGCGTGTGGAAAGGAGGGGCACGAAAAGGAATTCTTCAACAAGAAAGATATGCAAGTGTGGCCGATTGATCCTATGAGACATGCATCACAGATGTAG
- the LOC123095087 gene encoding protein FAR1-RELATED SEQUENCE 5-like: MTFDSMEAVEEFYKAYAHNVGFSVRIGQKKTVDNVMVWRRFLCSKLGFRTEKVDEPRTNLNGEKKRTHARKITRCGCEAMITVKRTKDGKYSVSDFHEEHTHDFVTPSKQHLIKSNRKVSEKAKGTLFTCHAASIGTSGAFRLLRAGEGGFQFVGCTKRDLQNYHRDMRSTFKDSDAQMFIDNLRKRKKINPGFFFEYVLDDKNCLTHVFWADAFCRKNYALFGEMVSFDSTYSTNQYNMIFCPFTGINHHMGSVFYGAALIVDEKIESYEWVFETFLKAMDGAAPRLIVTDEDQSMKAAIEHIMPNTIHRLCMWHIMRKLSEKVGPPLREDEHFYSTINSCVWGSENPAEFEAKWSSLISEFGLGENTWFARRYELRESWIPAYFRGVFLGETLRTTSRSESANSFFNHFIGYKHALVEFWIRIGTALEEQRQNELKADHECLNSMPPLITSWEIEKHASLVFTHEVFKYFQKEVRAARDHCLIESISQEGDVRTTVIGGDRSSKSREVQFNTASMSGHCSCMLFQTRGIPCRHIIVFLRGAKMNELPSHFILDRWKKTVNRRVLYDSYDNLLEENESSSLDLAKRKMISEIHQAVDDTIRLAEHSPEELEAIRNILIDMKRNVSERVVANHPSRQDEFEAYIGCTMPNQVEIHPPTDVHTKGRCKRIKGHLDKGGHQNKDVEGKQNKDGEGKKNVGGQKKKVPRTCKKCK; this comes from the coding sequence ATGACATTTGATAGTATGGAAGCGGTCGAGGAGTTTTACAAGGCTTATGCACACAATGTTGGATTTTCAGTTCGAATTGGACAGAAGAAGACTGTAGATAATGTGATGGTCTGGAGGCGTTTCCTTTGTTCAAAATTAGGATTCCGAACAGAGAAGGTGGATGAACCCAGGACGAATTTGAATGGAGAGAAGAAAAGAACACATGCAAGAAAGATCACTAGATGTGGTTGTGAGGCCATGATAACCGTGAAGCGTACAAAGGATGGCAAATACTCGGTATCAGATTTTCATGAAGAACACACCCATGATTTTGTCACACCTAGTAAGCAACATTTAATCAAGTCTAACAGAAAAGTCAGTGAAAAGGCCAAGGGCACACTATTCACATGTCACGCAGCTAGCATTGGTACATCTGGGGCGTTTCGGTTGCTTCGTGCTGGTGAGGGCGGATTTCAGTTTGTGGGGTGCACAAAAAGAGACCTGCAAAATTATCATCGTGACATGAGAAGTACTTTCAAGGATTCAGATGCTCAAATGTTCATTGACAACCTCAGGAAGAGGAAGAAAATCAACCCGGGGTTCTTCTTTGAGTATGTTCTTGATGATAAAAACTGTCTGACACATGTATTTTGGGCTGATgctttttgtagaaagaattatgCTTTGTTTGGAGAAATGGTATCCTTTGACTCTACATATAGCACCAACCAGTACAACATGATTTTTTGCCCATTCACAGGAATAAACCACCACATGGGATCTGTTTTTTATGGTGCCGCCTTGATTGTAGATGAGAAGATAGAGTCATATGAATGGGTATTTGAAACGTTCTTGAAAGCAATGGATGGGGCAGCACCAAGGCTTATAGTAACTGATGAAGACCAAAGCATGAAGGCTGCAATTGAACATATAATGCCAAACACTATCCATAGGTTATGCATGTGGCACATAATGAGAAAGCTTTCAGAAAAGGTTGGCCCTCCATTGAGAGAGGATGAACATTTCTATAGTACAATTAACTCATGTGTATGGGGCTCTGAAAACCCAGCTGAATTTGAGGCAAAATGGTCTTCGTTGATTTCTGAATTTGGGCTTGGGGAAAACACATGGTTTGCCAGGAGATACGAACTTCGTGAATCATGGATACCAGCCTACTTCAGAGGTGTTTTTTTGGGTGAGACTCTAAGAACCACTTCAAGGTCGGAGAGTGCTAACTCGTTTTTCAATCACTTTATTGGCTACAAACATGCTTTGGTGGAGTTTTGGATTAGGATTGGTACAGCCCTAGAAGAACAACGTCAGAATGAACTCAAGGCTGACCACGAGTGCCTCAATTCTATGCCTCCATTGATTACATCTTGGGAGATTGAGAAGCATGCTAGTCTGGTCTTCACCCATGAGGTTttcaaatattttcagaaggaggtGCGTGCAGCTAGAGATCATTGCTTGATTGAAAGCATATCACAGGAAGGTGACGTGAGAACCACGGTTATAGGTGGTGACCGCTCTTCGAAGTCTCGAGAAGTTCAATTCAACACAGCATCCATGAGTGGTCATTGCTCTTGCATGTTATTTCAGACACGTGGAATTCCATGCCGACATATCATTGTTTTTTTGAGAGGTGCAAAGATGAATGAGCTACCTAGCCATTTTATTCTAGATAGGTGGAAGAAAACGGTTAACAGGAGGGTACTATATGATAGCTACGACAACTTGCTTGAAGAGAATGAAAGTAGTTCCTTAGATTTGGCAAAGCGAAAAATGATTTCTGAGATACACCAAGCAGTGGATGATACAATTAGGTTGGCTGAACACTCTCCTGAAGAATTGGAAGCAATAAGAAACATTCTCATTGACATGAAAAGAAATGTTTCTGAAAGGGTTGTTGCCAATCATCCTAGTAGACAAGATGAGTTTGAGGCATATATTGGTTGTACTATGCCTAATCAAGTTGAAATTCATCCACCAACAGATGTCCATACAAAAGGGAGATGCAAAAGAATTAAGGGGCACTTAGACAAGGGTGGGCATCAAAATAAGGATGTAGAAGGGAAGCAAAATAAGGATGGAGAGGGGAAGAAAAATGTTGGTGGACAAAAAAAGAAAGTGCCTAGAACGTGCAAGAAGTGTAAGTAA
- the LOC123093037 gene encoding pterocarpan synthase 1-like, translating to MASHLTSASLATLLTAGMATVLFASAAHGVGTQGAPRHLHFYMHDSSTGPKPTTVLIANGTGQPLKGSGGSARFGDTMVMDDRLTEGPTPASRVVGRAQGFYVTASQGDPAVLLTMNVLLADGPYNGSSLAVVGRNNVMMPERELAVVGGTGVFRMATGYVLWKTASWSGGSAVLELDAFVYVSPAAAGA from the coding sequence ATGGCTTCCCACCTCACCTCTGCATCTCTAGCTACGCTACTCACGGCCGGCATGGCCACCGTCCTTTTTGCCTCTGCCGCCCACGGCGTGGGCACGCAGGGTGCCCCCAGACATCTCCACTTCTACATGCACGACTCCAGCACCGGCCCCAAACCCACCACCGTTCTAATCGCCAACGGGACCGGCCAGCCGCTGAAGGGCTCCGGCGGCAGCGCCCGGTTCGGTGACACAATGGTCATGGACGACCGCCTCACGGAGGGCCCTACGCCGGCCTCGAGAGTCGTCGGGCGTGCCCAGGGATTCTACGTGACAGCATCACAGGGCGATCCCGCAGTGCTCCTCACCATGAACGTCCTGCTCGCCGACGGGCCTTACAACGGGAGTTCGCTGGCCGTGGTGGGCCGCAACAACGTCATGATGCCGGAGCGGGAGCTGGCGGTGGTTGGCGGGACCGGAGTTTTCAGGATGGCGACAGGGTATGTGCTCTGGAAAACTGCGAGCTGGAGTGGGGGGAGCGCCGTCCTCGAGCTGGATGCCTTTGTCTACGTGAGCCCGGCGGCCGCCGGTGCATGA